In one Lycium barbarum isolate Lr01 chromosome 7, ASM1917538v2, whole genome shotgun sequence genomic region, the following are encoded:
- the LOC132601756 gene encoding uncharacterized protein LOC132601756 encodes MSKQSGAAKLIRKEKLLIWDEAPIAKRQTIETVDRSFRDIMDIDKPFGGKVMVFGGDFRQVLPVVPKSTRAETVNASLVKSYLWPLMEKIQFTRNMRARTDPTFSDFLLRVGNGEEPTIRDNLIRLPEQLTVKYGSDGTAEERLINEIFLSLQENASAAKYVTERAFLESRNEHVDKLNEKLITMFPGKAKRSLVLTM; translated from the coding sequence ATGTCAAAACAAAGTGGTGCTGCCAAATTGATTAGAAAAGAAAAGCTACTTATATGGGATGAAGCGCCAATAGCCAAGCGGCAAACAATAGAAACTGTTGACAGGAGCTTTAGAGATATAATGGACATTGATAAGCCTTTTGGCGGGAAAGTCATGGTTTTTGGAGGAGATTTCCGTCAGGTATTACCTGTTGTCCCAAAATCTACAAGAGCAGAAACTGTTAACGCAAGCTTAGTGAAATCATATCTCTGGCCTTTGATGGAAAAGATCCAGTTTACCAGAAATATGAGAGCAAGAACTGATCCAACATTTAGTGACTTCTTACTTCGTGTCGGTAACGGAGAAGAGCCAACAATAAGAGACAATTTGATCCGCCTCCCAGAACAATTGACTGTCAAGTATGGTAGTGATGGAACTGCTGAAGAAAGGTTAATAAACGAAATATTCCTATCGCTGCAAGAAAATGCAAGCGCTGCAAAATATGTAACAGAGCGGGCTTTCCTAGAGAGCAGAAATGAGCATGTTGATAAATTAAATGAGAAGTTGATAACCATGTTCCCGGGGAAAGCAAAACGTTCATTAGTTTTGACTATGTAG